Proteins from one Bradyrhizobium roseum genomic window:
- a CDS encoding exodeoxyribonuclease VII small subunit: MAENTQGDVKKLSFERAIEELESIVKRLEDGKVPLEESVTIYERGEALKRRCEELLRQAEARVDKITTDATGHVTGTEPLDVQ; encoded by the coding sequence ATGGCCGAAAATACCCAAGGCGACGTCAAGAAACTCTCCTTTGAGCGCGCGATCGAGGAGCTCGAATCGATCGTGAAGCGGCTCGAGGACGGCAAGGTGCCGCTCGAGGAATCGGTCACGATCTATGAGCGCGGCGAGGCGCTGAAGCGGCGCTGCGAAGAACTCTTGCGGCAGGCCGAAGCCCGCGTCGACAAGATCACCACCGACGCCACAGGCCACGTCACCGGAACCGAGCCGCTCGACGTGCAGTGA
- a CDS encoding histone deacetylase family protein, which produces MTLLLTHTACLDHVTPPGHPERPDRLRAVAEVLGEDRFKPLTRGEAPEGSLDSVTLCHGEHYVGELRHIAPQSGMIYIDGDTSMSPGTWEAVMRGVGGAVAATDAVMSGAHQNAFVAVRPPGHHAEVSKPMGFCFFDNVAIAARHAQRKYGIGRAAIIDFDVHHGNGTQDIFWHDPTVMYCSTHQMPLFPGTGASGERGEHDTIVNAPMASEDGGAKFRAAFDNLILPQLQKFAPELVIISAGFDAHYRDPLASLNLKAEDFAWVTRKLMDQAETSAGGRVVSVLEGGYDLQGLKESVAAHVTTLMGA; this is translated from the coding sequence ATGACGCTGCTTCTGACGCATACCGCCTGTCTCGACCATGTCACGCCTCCCGGGCATCCCGAGCGCCCCGATCGGCTGCGCGCGGTGGCCGAGGTGCTGGGCGAAGACCGCTTCAAGCCGCTGACCCGCGGCGAGGCGCCGGAGGGCAGCCTCGATTCCGTCACGCTGTGCCATGGCGAGCATTATGTCGGCGAGCTCCGCCATATCGCCCCGCAGAGCGGTATGATCTACATCGACGGCGACACCTCGATGTCGCCGGGCACCTGGGAAGCGGTGATGCGTGGCGTCGGTGGCGCGGTGGCGGCGACCGATGCCGTGATGTCGGGTGCGCACCAGAATGCGTTCGTCGCAGTGCGGCCGCCCGGTCACCATGCGGAGGTGTCGAAGCCGATGGGCTTCTGCTTCTTCGACAATGTCGCGATCGCCGCCCGACACGCCCAGCGCAAATACGGCATCGGCCGCGCGGCGATCATCGATTTCGACGTCCATCACGGCAACGGCACGCAGGATATCTTCTGGCACGATCCGACCGTGATGTACTGCTCGACACACCAGATGCCGCTCTTTCCCGGCACCGGCGCCAGCGGCGAGCGCGGCGAGCACGACACCATCGTCAATGCGCCGATGGCGTCCGAGGACGGCGGCGCCAAATTCCGCGCCGCATTCGACAACCTGATCCTGCCGCAATTGCAGAAGTTCGCGCCGGAGCTGGTCATCATCTCCGCCGGCTTCGACGCGCATTACCGCGACCCCCTCGCCTCCCTCAATCTCAAGGCTGAGGATTTCGCCTGGGTGACGCGCAAGCTGATGGACCAGGCCGAGACCAGCGCAGGTGGACGGGTTGTCTCGGTGCTGGAGGGCGGCTACGACCTGCAGGGGCTGAAGGAATCGGTTGCCGCGCACGTCACCACGTTGATGGGCGCCTGA